The region CAGCATTCCCTGCGCCGATGCGCGGATATTCTGGCGGGCCGACTGGGATTCCTCGGTGGTCCTGGTCGAGGCGCGGCCCGTTTCGCCCGGGGATACCGAGGCCTTCGATCTGCAACGCTTCGCCGCCTGGGCCACCGTGCTCCGCTTGGCCGATGGACGAGAATTTCTTCTCCTCAGCGATGGCGTTCGTCACCTCCAGCTCGAACTGGTCGACGGCACGCTGCTGACCGGGCCGGTGCGCCTACATTACGCCCTGTCCGGGATCACCCAGATCGACGTGAAGACGCTGACCTTGCGCCGTCTGGTGATGCTGTGCCGCCGGGGCAGGTTTCCGCTCGGGTTGTTTCCGCCGGAGCCGCGCGCCCGCCGCTGGGCTCTGGCGTTGCAGGCCTACGACGGCCTGGCGGCCGGCGCCAGCCATCGCGAGATCGCCGTGGCCCTGTTTGGCGAAACCATCGTGCG is a window of Pararhodospirillum photometricum DSM 122 DNA encoding:
- a CDS encoding DUF2285 domain-containing protein, producing the protein MPRIGGCIFAEAASIPCADARIFWRADWDSSVVLVEARPVSPGDTEAFDLQRFAAWATVLRLADGREFLLLSDGVRHLQLELVDGTLLTGPVRLHYALSGITQIDVKTLTLRRLVMLCRRGRFPLGLFPPEPRARRWALALQAYDGLAAGASHREIAVALFGETIVREDWNGRSQYLRLRVRRLIQVATALVQGGYRDLLG